A portion of the Sphaerochaeta pleomorpha str. Grapes genome contains these proteins:
- a CDS encoding DUF3089 domain-containing protein, producing the protein MNKQRISPLAMLLFCLPLLFWGCSTTKALPPSAYANPDNWLSLPTDGKKEVDVFYLYPTVWAKAHQDEPIFPSIDNEMMHSGAKMAFLLQASAFESVGNIYAPYYRQLDAAYVLALPPEERHSALETVPVTDAVAAFDYYIQHYSKGKPFILAGHSQGSDVLLLLLSSYMKDHPEVAARMVAAYCIGCSVTEDFLQENPHLTFAQGSDDLGVIISYNTEGPSIEGPNPVVLPGALAINPITWTRGEQHAPADENQGSLMLGKDGKPVTLPSFADAQVSKQRGVVVCTTVSQALPTLASSALFPKGVYHSFDYSLYYFNIQKNAENRAKLFLQR; encoded by the coding sequence ATGAACAAGCAACGTATTAGTCCTCTGGCAATGCTTCTTTTCTGTTTGCCTTTGCTGTTTTGGGGATGCAGTACGACAAAGGCTCTGCCGCCTTCAGCCTATGCGAATCCTGACAACTGGCTTTCCCTGCCTACAGACGGGAAAAAGGAGGTAGATGTTTTTTATCTCTATCCCACCGTATGGGCCAAGGCTCATCAGGATGAGCCAATATTTCCCAGTATCGACAATGAGATGATGCACAGCGGGGCAAAGATGGCATTTTTGCTTCAGGCTTCAGCCTTTGAGTCAGTCGGGAATATCTATGCTCCCTACTACCGACAGCTCGATGCTGCGTACGTGCTGGCCCTTCCCCCGGAAGAACGCCATTCGGCTTTGGAAACTGTCCCTGTTACCGACGCTGTTGCTGCCTTCGATTATTACATCCAACACTACAGCAAAGGAAAACCCTTTATCCTTGCAGGCCATTCCCAAGGGTCTGATGTTCTGCTCTTGCTGCTTTCCTCCTATATGAAGGACCATCCTGAAGTCGCTGCCCGGATGGTTGCCGCCTATTGTATCGGGTGTTCTGTTACCGAAGATTTCCTGCAGGAGAATCCCCATCTTACCTTTGCCCAGGGAAGTGATGACCTTGGAGTCATCATCTCCTACAACACTGAGGGACCGAGTATCGAAGGACCCAATCCAGTTGTGCTGCCAGGTGCATTGGCTATCAACCCGATTACCTGGACACGGGGTGAGCAGCACGCCCCTGCTGATGAAAACCAGGGGTCCCTGATGTTGGGTAAGGATGGGAAACCCGTGACCTTACCTTCTTTTGCCGATGCCCAGGTATCGAAGCAGAGAGGAGTGGTTGTCTGCACGACTGTCAGCCAGGCACTTCCCACGCTAGCCTCTTCTGCATTGTTCCCGAAAGGAGTCTATCATTCCTTTGACTATTCGTTGTATTATTTCAATATACAAAAGAATGCCGAGAATAGGGCCAAATTGTTTCTTCAGAGATAA
- the budA gene encoding acetolactate decarboxylase → MKPLSRKIAASMAVLLLIIVLGTGCQSVPKTTIQQDDTLYQVSLLNALMLGEYDGFIPVSTLQQKGDIGIGTFDTLDGEMIMLDTVVYKAKATGEVFVVDPDVTVPFAVVTTFDADMPVLQVKNVGDLDALKKLLDGMIAQNGNDFNCFYVARIGGTFSLAHVRSVPAQEKPYKRLSEIAATQKEFIYENLEGTIVAFRCPDYVEGINLPKWHLHFLSADMAKGGHLLDANLSQGNVQIDTIREFNLVLPENNSFAQMDIANDLSRETSKVEGKK, encoded by the coding sequence ATGAAACCATTATCCAGAAAGATTGCAGCCAGTATGGCTGTTCTATTGCTTATAATCGTGCTTGGCACCGGATGCCAGTCGGTTCCTAAAACAACAATACAACAAGACGATACGCTCTATCAGGTATCCTTGCTCAATGCCTTGATGCTCGGCGAATACGATGGCTTCATTCCTGTCTCGACACTGCAACAAAAAGGCGATATCGGCATCGGGACATTCGATACCCTTGATGGGGAAATGATTATGCTCGATACCGTGGTGTACAAAGCCAAGGCAACAGGTGAAGTATTTGTCGTGGACCCAGATGTGACTGTGCCCTTTGCCGTAGTCACTACCTTCGATGCCGATATGCCAGTTCTGCAGGTCAAAAATGTAGGCGACCTTGACGCACTGAAGAAGCTGTTAGATGGGATGATTGCCCAGAATGGCAATGACTTCAATTGCTTTTACGTTGCCAGGATAGGCGGTACTTTTTCCCTTGCCCATGTCAGAAGCGTTCCGGCCCAGGAAAAACCATACAAACGACTCTCTGAAATCGCCGCAACCCAGAAAGAATTCATCTATGAAAACCTCGAGGGAACTATCGTTGCCTTCCGTTGCCCTGACTATGTCGAAGGAATAAACCTACCGAAATGGCACCTCCATTTCCTTTCCGCAGATATGGCAAAGGGCGGGCATCTGCTCGATGCCAACCTCTCGCAAGGAAACGTGCAGATTGACACCATAAGGGAATTCAATCTGGTCTTACCGGAAAACAATTCATTTGCCCAGATGGATATTGCCAATGACCTGAGCAGGGAGACCTCGAAAGTAGAGGGTAAGAAATGA
- a CDS encoding dienelactone hydrolase family protein, with protein MDTITLSDRLLPPLFSQGITKEEWESKRRRELLSLFRDAVYGNVPDEQSLQVSYRVADQQEGSSIMSGNALRKSIEVTVSRNGLSHSFAFVLFIPLGKKHPVPTMLTLCNRGIADADPSRSFLSSFWPAETIVSQGFAAAVVLTSDIAPDYDEGFSLGLHKLFPEYKKERPSNLWGALGAWAWALSRILDYLLADPLLDPEKIGVVGHSRGGKAALWCAAQDTRFALAVSSCSGCTGAALSRGKGGEHIKDITERFPYWFCKNYRHYADNEGKLPVDQHMLLALLAPRLVYVSSKTNDAWADPQSEFASCVAASEAYRLFGTMGIEEESMPRPEHPLLGGRIGYHLKTGYHDMDAYDWERYLQFAKRHLE; from the coding sequence ATGGATACTATAACACTTTCAGACAGACTTCTTCCCCCTTTGTTTTCCCAGGGTATAACCAAAGAAGAGTGGGAAAGCAAAAGAAGAAGAGAACTGCTTTCTTTGTTCCGTGATGCAGTCTATGGCAATGTACCTGATGAGCAATCATTACAGGTTTCCTACAGGGTGGCCGACCAACAGGAAGGAAGCTCCATCATGTCAGGCAATGCTCTACGCAAGAGTATTGAGGTTACGGTAAGCCGCAATGGCCTGTCCCATAGCTTTGCCTTTGTCCTGTTCATCCCTCTTGGGAAAAAGCATCCCGTTCCTACAATGTTGACCCTCTGCAACCGGGGTATAGCCGATGCAGATCCTTCCCGATCCTTTCTCAGTTCTTTCTGGCCGGCAGAGACAATCGTAAGCCAAGGATTTGCTGCAGCTGTGGTTCTTACCAGTGACATTGCCCCCGATTATGACGAAGGATTTTCTTTGGGACTCCATAAACTGTTTCCCGAATATAAAAAAGAAAGGCCTTCCAACCTTTGGGGAGCCCTCGGTGCATGGGCTTGGGCTTTGAGTAGGATACTTGATTATCTACTGGCCGATCCGTTGCTTGATCCCGAGAAGATAGGGGTGGTCGGGCATTCACGCGGTGGTAAGGCTGCCTTATGGTGCGCAGCCCAGGACACGCGCTTCGCCTTGGCTGTCAGCAGTTGTTCCGGATGTACTGGGGCAGCACTTTCAAGGGGAAAGGGCGGGGAGCATATCAAGGATATTACCGAAAGGTTTCCCTATTGGTTCTGCAAGAACTATAGGCACTATGCGGATAACGAAGGGAAACTACCGGTAGACCAGCATATGTTGCTGGCCCTGCTGGCTCCGCGCCTTGTCTATGTTTCCTCCAAGACAAATGATGCTTGGGCTGACCCACAGAGCGAATTCGCCTCCTGCGTTGCGGCAAGCGAAGCCTATCGCTTGTTCGGGACTATGGGAATCGAGGAAGAAAGCATGCCAAGGCCTGAGCATCCTTTGCTTGGAGGACGAATCGGGTATCACTTGAAGACCGGGTACCACGACATGGATGCATATGACTGGGAACGCTATTTACAATTTGCCAAGAGGCATCTGGAGTAA
- a CDS encoding ABC transporter substrate-binding protein, with protein MKKISLLLCALILASTQLFAAGAQETAAKKDVTLSVMWFNDANESEVFMNTIADYLAANPNVKVDLQVVAYSDYDQKLKMMISGGNPPDVARITTNTLSVVVDSLEPIDGYVSDIEAVKNSYLPSMVAFALNKDGKLAAYPTEATANGMLVNKTAFDNAGIDVDAVSKTWDWAEWETIAKKVVAANPKMNYGLALDFSAHRFSTLLYQQNGHFLNADQTAMDFNNPGTIDALNLVKHLQDTNLVPKSVWLGSENPAELFQAGLVACHIGGSWNINTYNKNVKDFEWKVVPMPKGKINSSVPGGKFVASFKGSANKVEAQKLMAAFADKEHTAKYCRDTFNLSSRVDTQITYPSNSADFETFLAELKTTPAFTANEWKNTSFSKANSYIKEQIAQVLLGNLTPEQAAENVNAKGNTYFK; from the coding sequence ATGAAAAAGATTTCTTTGCTATTGTGTGCCCTGATTCTCGCTTCTACCCAGCTTTTTGCAGCAGGAGCCCAGGAGACAGCGGCGAAAAAAGACGTCACCCTTTCGGTGATGTGGTTCAACGATGCCAATGAGTCGGAAGTGTTCATGAACACCATTGCCGACTACCTTGCTGCAAACCCGAATGTAAAGGTTGACCTGCAGGTAGTTGCCTACAGTGATTATGACCAGAAGCTTAAAATGATGATCAGCGGAGGCAATCCCCCGGACGTCGCCCGTATCACCACCAATACACTTTCTGTCGTCGTAGACAGTCTCGAACCCATCGATGGATATGTTTCTGACATCGAGGCTGTAAAGAATAGTTACCTGCCTTCCATGGTTGCCTTTGCCCTCAATAAAGACGGAAAACTTGCAGCCTACCCCACTGAGGCAACGGCAAACGGCATGCTGGTCAACAAGACAGCCTTTGACAATGCAGGAATCGATGTCGATGCGGTTAGCAAAACCTGGGACTGGGCCGAATGGGAGACCATCGCCAAGAAAGTCGTAGCAGCCAATCCCAAGATGAACTATGGCCTTGCCCTTGACTTCTCCGCCCATCGCTTCTCCACGTTGCTGTATCAGCAGAACGGCCATTTCCTCAATGCCGACCAAACTGCCATGGATTTCAATAATCCCGGTACTATCGACGCACTTAATCTGGTCAAACACCTGCAGGACACTAATCTTGTTCCCAAGAGCGTCTGGCTTGGCTCGGAAAATCCTGCTGAACTCTTCCAGGCTGGGTTGGTAGCCTGTCATATCGGAGGAAGCTGGAACATCAACACATACAATAAGAATGTCAAGGATTTTGAGTGGAAAGTCGTTCCGATGCCCAAGGGCAAAATCAATTCATCTGTTCCCGGCGGTAAGTTCGTCGCATCCTTTAAAGGAAGCGCCAACAAGGTCGAAGCACAGAAGCTCATGGCAGCATTTGCAGACAAAGAACATACTGCAAAATATTGTCGTGACACCTTCAACCTCTCTTCCCGTGTCGACACCCAGATTACCTATCCTTCCAACAGTGCTGATTTCGAAACGTTCCTCGCAGAGTTGAAAACCACCCCTGCTTTCACTGCAAACGAATGGAAAAACACAAGCTTCAGCAAGGCGAATTCCTATATCAAGGAACAGATCGCCCAAGTGTTGCTTGGCAACCTAACCCCTGAGCAGGCTGCAGAAAATGTAAATGCAAAGGGCAATACCTACTTCAAATAA
- a CDS encoding carbohydrate ABC transporter permease encodes MKKHVNGNFHQTLTPLLFLLPNMLIFVVFIIIPAVQGLRMSFTEWGVFTEPTFIGFANFKELTHDEVFWTTFFNTLTFSVFVVALLIVYSMVLALLLNRNAHKGEKVFRSLFYIPSLLSMITVGIAWRFILGDEMGIINYLLKAFGQQSIHWLTDSTLSMASVILVSVWAGAGYYMVILIAGLQSIPTELYEAAKIDGSSAPKTFWYITLPMLKSTLLVVLVLATISSFKAYELIFVMTKGGPGYATKLIVQQVYQVAFMEDRMGYASAMSIVLMLLISIFTVLQFSISGKEQDYE; translated from the coding sequence ATGAAAAAACACGTAAACGGAAATTTCCACCAAACTTTGACCCCGTTGCTTTTCCTGCTTCCCAATATGCTTATCTTTGTAGTTTTCATCATCATCCCGGCTGTTCAGGGATTGAGGATGTCCTTCACCGAATGGGGTGTATTTACCGAGCCTACCTTTATCGGATTTGCAAACTTCAAGGAGCTTACCCACGACGAGGTTTTCTGGACAACCTTTTTCAACACGCTGACATTCTCGGTTTTTGTCGTTGCCTTGCTTATCGTCTATTCCATGGTTTTGGCCCTGTTACTCAACAGGAATGCCCACAAAGGGGAAAAGGTATTCCGCTCTTTGTTTTACATTCCTTCGCTTTTGAGCATGATCACCGTTGGTATCGCATGGCGCTTTATCCTTGGGGATGAGATGGGCATTATCAACTACCTGCTCAAAGCCTTCGGACAGCAGAGCATCCACTGGCTGACAGACAGTACCCTTTCCATGGCAAGTGTCATACTCGTTTCAGTCTGGGCTGGGGCAGGCTATTACATGGTCATTCTCATTGCCGGTCTGCAATCTATTCCCACCGAGCTCTATGAGGCTGCAAAGATAGATGGCTCGTCTGCTCCAAAGACGTTCTGGTACATTACCCTGCCTATGCTCAAGAGTACACTTCTGGTTGTCTTGGTTTTGGCAACTATCAGTTCTTTCAAAGCCTATGAACTTATCTTTGTTATGACCAAGGGGGGACCGGGGTATGCCACAAAACTCATTGTGCAACAGGTTTACCAGGTCGCTTTTATGGAAGACCGCATGGGCTATGCAAGTGCTATGAGCATTGTCCTGATGTTACTAATCAGCATTTTTACCGTGTTGCAGTTCAGCATCAGCGGAAAGGAGCAGGACTATGAATAG
- a CDS encoding carbohydrate ABC transporter permease: MNRNKGSNILWYGLLVLMACGTLFPVIWVASSSFKPQNELFTVPLTLIPETWTLENYSEAFRQGNFLVYFTNTVFVSVVSTIITVLINVMAGYALAKYIFPGRSLIFTVMISTLMIPLQVIMIPIFLQLKRLGMLNSLWGIIIPPAATPTGVFLARQYLVTLPDSLIEAARIDGAKEWYIFQKIILPMSKPVIATIAIFSFMWRWNDYLWPLVVITDNRKQTIQQALANFVGQLQINWSSLLAMTTIAIIPVIIVFLAFQRFFFSGITAGSVKG, translated from the coding sequence ATGAATAGAAACAAAGGTTCAAACATCCTCTGGTATGGGTTGCTGGTCCTGATGGCTTGCGGTACGTTGTTTCCGGTCATTTGGGTTGCCTCCTCTTCATTCAAACCACAAAATGAACTATTTACTGTGCCTTTGACACTGATACCCGAGACCTGGACACTGGAAAACTATAGCGAGGCTTTCAGGCAGGGGAACTTTTTGGTCTATTTTACCAATACCGTCTTTGTCTCAGTGGTCTCCACCATTATCACGGTTTTAATCAATGTGATGGCAGGCTATGCCCTGGCGAAATATATATTCCCAGGCCGCAGCCTCATTTTCACCGTTATGATTTCAACGCTCATGATTCCGCTTCAAGTCATCATGATCCCAATTTTTCTCCAGCTCAAACGGCTAGGGATGCTCAACAGCCTGTGGGGCATTATAATTCCCCCGGCAGCGACCCCTACAGGGGTGTTCCTTGCCCGCCAGTACCTGGTGACACTCCCTGATTCCCTCATTGAGGCAGCCCGTATAGACGGAGCGAAGGAATGGTATATTTTTCAGAAAATCATCCTTCCTATGAGCAAACCGGTTATTGCCACCATTGCCATTTTCTCCTTCATGTGGAGATGGAATGACTATCTCTGGCCGTTGGTGGTCATAACCGATAACCGCAAACAGACTATCCAGCAGGCCTTGGCAAATTTTGTCGGTCAGCTCCAGATTAATTGGTCGAGCCTTCTGGCCATGACTACCATTGCTATCATTCCGGTCATCATTGTGTTCCTGGCCTTCCAGAGGTTCTTCTTCTCAGGTATTACGGCGGGATCGGTAAAAGGTTAA